AAGCAGCCCCACCTGCACCACGACGTCCTTCATGTGctccacacaaacaaacaaacaaacaaaaaacaaacaaaagcagccCCCACCTGCACAACAATGTCCTTATGTGctccacacaaacaaacaaacaaacaaacaaacaaaagcagccCCACCTGCACCACGATGTCCTTCATGTGctccacacaaacaaacaaacaaacaaacaaaagcagccCCACCTGCACCATGATNNNNNNNNNNNNNNNNNNNNNNNNNNNNNNNNNNNNNNNNNNNNNNNNNNNNNNNNNNNNNNNNNNNNNNNNNNNNNNNNNNNNNNNNNNNNNNNNNNNNNNNNNNNNNNNNNNNNNNNNNNNNNNNNNNNNNNNNNNNNNNNNNNNNNNNNNNNNNNNNNNNNNNNNNNNNNNNNNNNNNNNNNNNNNNNNNNNNNNNNNNNNCATGTGCTCTACATCCTCCGGATGCAGGAAGGACTGGAACTCCTCCTTCGTCAGGTGTTTGTCATCGTCGCTGTCTGCCGTCTCCCAGCGCCGCAGGTCCCTCTTCACCATGTCCTTGATGTTGTAgccatcatcctcatcatcttcCAGCTCCTCTTCTGCTGAACCAATCAGAACACAGTTAGGGTttaaaccaatcatcatcatcttcatcatcttctaGCTCCTCTTCTGCGGAAACCAATCAGAACACAGTTAGGGTttaaaccaatcatcatcatccttgtCACATTCTAGCTCCTTTTCTGCtgaaccaatcagaatgcaGTTAGGGTTTAAACCAACcaatcatcatcctcatcatcttcCAGTTCCTCTTCTGCTGAACCAATCAGAACACAGTTAGGGTttaaaccaatcatcatcatcttcatcatcttctaGCTCCTCTTCTGCGGAAACCAATCAGAACACAGTTAGGGTttaaaccaatcatcatcatccttgtCACATTCTAGCTCCTTTTCTGCtgaaccaatcagaatgcaGTTAGGGTTTAAACCAACcaatcatcatcctcatcatcttcCAGTTCCTCTTCTGCTGAACCAATCAGAACACAGTTAGGGTttaaaccaaccaaccaatcatcatcctcatcatcactGCAATCGATCAGAatacagttcaggtccagaccaaTCAACACCCTTGTCAACTTTCACTTCCTCTTTTCCTAAAATCAAGAAGACCAATTGTTCACACCAATCAATCATTTTAGTGGACCAATGAAAACCATCCTTACATAAGATGAAGCCAAAAGTGAATCAGTAAGCAGACAATGTTTCAATGGACCAATGAGAGCCGTCCTCACGTGACATAAATCTGTCGGTGGTGTTGATTTAACCAATCAGTAACTGAGTAAGCAGACAATTATATGAACCAATTAGAGCCATCCTTACATGACAAAAGCCATAGGTGGTGTTAATTACACCAATCAGCAAGCACACAATGCTTCAATGTACCAATGAGAGCCATCCTTACGTGACATGAACCCGTAGCTGGTGTTGTTTAAACCAATCAGCAAGCAGACAATGTTTAAACGGACCAATGAGAGGCGTCCTTACGTATCATGAAGTGGcattgtttaaaccaatcagCAAGCAGACAATACTCAAATGGACCAATGAGAGCCGCCCTTACGTGACATGAACCCGTAGGTGGTGTTCTTGTACTCGTCCCAGTGGATCTTGTCGTCCCTGTTGAGGTCGTGGCTGGACCACTGCCTCTCCACATCCTCCAGGATGTACTTCTTCTGGGTGTACTGGATCCACTCCTTCAGCTCCTGCTGGGTCACAAAGCCGTCCTGGTCCTTATCGATCTTGTCTACCATGTCCCTGTGGGGAGGAAACAACATCTGGGTCTTAAAGTGTGTCTTAAAGTGTGTCTTAAAGTGACTGGTGTGTCTTAAAGCGTACTGGTGCATCTAAGTGACTGGATCCATTCCTTCAGCTCCTGCTGGGTCACGAAGCCGTCCTGGTCCTTATCTATCTTGTCTACCATGTCTCTGTGGGGAGGAAACAGCATCTGGGTCTTAAAGTGTGTCTTAAAGTGTGTCTTAAAGTGACTGGTGTGTCTTAAAGCGTACTGGTGCATCTAAGTGACTGGATCCATTCCTTCAGTTCCTGCTGGGTCACAAAGCCATCCTGATCCTTATCGATCTTGTCTACCATGTCCCTGTGGGGAGGAAACAGCATCTGGGTCTTAAAGTGTGTCTTAAAGTGTGTCTTAAAGTGACTGGTGTGTCTTAAAGCGTACTGGTGCATCTAAGTGACTGGATCCATTCCTTCAGCTCCTGCTGGGTCACAAAGCCATCCTGATCCTTATCGATCTTGTCTACCATGTCCCTGTGGGGAGGAAACAGCATCTGGGTCTTAAAGTGTGTCTTAAAGTGTGTCTTAAAGTGACTGGTGTGTCTTAAAGCGTACTGGTGCATCTAAGTGACTGGATCCATTCCTTCAGCTCCTGCTGGGTCACGAAGCCGTCCTGGTCCTTATCTATCTTGTCTACCATGTCTCTGTGGGGAGGAAACAACAGCCGTGTCTTAAAGTGTGTCTTAAGGTGTACTGATGTGTCTTTAAGTGACTGGATCCATTCCTTCAGCTCCTGCTGGGTCACAAAGCCATCCTGGTCCTTATCGATCTTGTCTACCATGTCCCTGCAGGGAGGAAACAACATCTGGGTCTTAAAGTGTGTCTTAAGATGTACTGGTGTGTCTTGAAGTTGAAGTGTACCGGTGTGTCTTGAAGTTGAAGTGTACTGGTGTGTCTTAAAGTGACTGGATCCACTCCTTAAGCTCCTGCTGGGTCATGAAGCCATCCTGGTCcttatgaatatcaattttgTCTACCATACACTGAACTGACTACCATGTCCCTGCAGGAaggacacatacatacatacaactgTGTCAAAGTGTACTGGTGGGTCTTTTACTTGTATTGTTGTGTCTTGAAGTGAACTGACAAAGTTTGTTGGTGtgcctttaagtttgctggTGTGTCATATACTGGATATAGTACACTAAGTAAACTGTGTCAGTAAGTCAACTGTTGACTGTTCTCTTCACGCAAAAAATGTTGTCATCTgtaagtttatttgtttttaaattacCTCTGACAACTTACATTATTAGCCACTGAAGAAAGTAGTTTGAGGTCTGAAATGTAAGTGTAAAGGTCCAGGCCCATCTAATACTAGTACACTGTTGGGTGTGCCCATTGCTTAGCCTGATATGATTCATCAATAGTCTTCCTGGTTACATCACCTAGCAGACATTCCTGTATGGACATCAGCACTTCTTCCTGTCTAGTCTACAAGCAGAGGTGTGGTTCTTCTGGCTTAATTTATCTGTTCTTTTGCAAGAAGCTTCACGTTCTACACATTTGAGAACTCCACAGACTTATCAACAAGCTTAGGTGctagtctgtgtgtgtgtttgtttgtttatttgttttaggGCTACAGCTTACCCCAGTCTCTAGtatgtctgtttgcttgtttgtttgtttgtttgcttgttttgagACTACAACTTACCCCAGTCTCTTCTTGCTCTCCTCTGGGTCAAGTTGGTCGAATGTGTGTGCGTCCTCCCCAAGGAACGCCTCATGGTCGTAGTCGGAGTTGTGGTTGTCGCCGTAGTGATCCTGCTCGCTCAGGGGCTTGTCCACCACACGGTCCTTCTTCCCGTCGGTGGGCTTGGGGATGGCAAAGGTCAGCGTGGTCAGGACGACCAATAGGAGGAGCAGGTTCTGCATGATGGGGTCACAGGTCACGGGTCGGAGGTCAAATCAGAGAGAATCTCGCCTGTGGGATGCAAACAGTTAAAAAATTATTGACGAAAGACATTTAAGTATGTGGCTTGGGGGAAGGAAGGGGGATATTCTATTTCCTCCTATTGAAACTTGTATGGAATTTTCTTAGTTGTATCTGTCTATTGGGATTTTCATTATCATCGAAActggaagacataaccgcactcctctagaacaacgaatatgtagatactgcaatctagataagttagaagacgaacatcattttgtagtagaatgtagtttgtacaagaaagagagagctgaactctacagactaatagaacccatgttcccccacttcatacgtctaagtaatatagacaaatttatattcctaatgaatctagacaaacctttacttataaagcatatctgttcttacattttcaatatcacaaagaaacgagaagaagctgaatgtacgcagtagattacgatccttgagtagtgtagattcattgtaccattatatcatgttgtttatttttttttattttattcatttgttcagctgttaacaaacagccagggttgcccaactagccagtgGCTATTACTAAGGGCTAGCCCTGTGCATGTTCGCAAATGCTTACTCACGGCGCGGCGGGGTTATGCCGCCCCTctcggggtgacataccctttcgctgatgtaaatcaccgtgtggctgatacggaatggaggttcgccaggcctccatccgggtgatttgaagtgaatcaccaactccagacagaagggtttttgctccatctcacaccgcaccatcgcacgtgtgggggttctttaacgtgcatggggtgtgactctccccatacacgagacctccatttaacgtcctatccgagggacggccctagccgaagctaggtactcattttcacctgagtatagtgaggaaagccgtgtaaagtgcctttcccaagggcacaagatcggtgacacgcagacggattcgaacccgcaacctctcggtcacgaagCACGAATGccgccactgcgccacgcggtccatttgttgtgacctgtactaaacccagtgggtatgaatgtacaataaaggtcttcattcattatcacTGTTTAGTGACAGAGGCATTTGTATAGTCATTACaacagttactcaatcaactggataagtttttttgtttttaaaaatgttgctTCAGTACTTTCATTGATGGGACGTACCACATTCATTGAGGCACTGATTTGATTTttcgcttgttttttttttttaattttccatAATTTGAACATTGAGATTTATTTTTCACTGAGTAAACAAGCTTATCATCTCCGTTTGCTCTGCAGGGGATGACCCAGATATGTAGACATACAGACTTGGTCACCATCAAATGTCAACCACACCATGGacaacaacccccccccccaaaaaaaaactaaatagaCTCGTCTCGTCAGGCATAACTCACTTGTAGACTAATTTACTTATCGGCAGCGAGCCTCTTGACGCGGCGCATAAATAAACAGCAGTAAAGCCGAGAAAAACAACATTCCAATCGGCATTCCATGGTTTGTGAAGAAGCTTTTGCATAGTAAACAGCCTTAGACACGTCAGCTTATATCAGAGAAAGGTCCCTCCCAGCGGTGGATAGCTGTGTTGGTTTGTACACGTAAGCACTCAGCAAGGCGCTCACTTCCGTCTTCAAGACCAAGCTCCTGTCTTTAATACGCTTTAAGTCCAGCTTTTCCAAACGTCGATAAAAGTAGGTGATGTTAAACTTGAGCTTGAAACACAATATATAAAGTATTTGTCCAGTTTTAGAACTTATTTAGCATCCTGACTACAACATATCATCGTGACGGGTAATAACAAGAGACGCTAGTCGGAAGTGTCGGAGACGCGGCCGAGAGTTGTGCTACAACAGGACCAGAAAACATGAAATCTTACACAAAATTAAGCTAAATTCTGGCCAGATTATTTCTGGTTAGCCGGGCCCGTGATGGGTTAGTCGCAGCGGGCTCACATGGCCGTGTAACGGTGCTTTAATGAGCCGCTAATTAGTCTAGATAAAGACTCGGGCTCAGCTGTCAAACCTGCAAAACATGCAACGTGGCGACCGCTACAGGCCGGCGGCAGGGATTCCCCGGCCGTCCGCGGGATTTGGGG
The sequence above is drawn from the Branchiostoma floridae strain S238N-H82 chromosome 4, Bfl_VNyyK, whole genome shotgun sequence genome and encodes:
- the LOC118414493 gene encoding calumenin-like, whose amino-acid sequence is MQNLLLLLVVLTTLTFAIPKPTDGKKDRVVDKPLSEQDHYGDNHNSDYDHEAFLGEDAHTFDQLDPEESKKRLGDMVDKIDKDQDGFVTQQELKEWIQYTQKKYILEDVERQWSSHDLNRDDKIHWDEYKNTTYGFMSQEELEDDEDDGYNIKDMVKRDLRRWETADSDDDKHLTKEEFQSFLHPEDVEHMKDIVVQETLEDIDKDGDGTISLEEYIGDMWTGDDKEEPDWVKSEREQFGTFRDKNGDGKMDKDEVRDWIIPPDYDHADAESKHLIFESDVDKVQKLTKQEIVDKYDLFVGSQATDFGEALVRHDEF